Within Candidatus Eremiobacterota bacterium, the genomic segment GCGTGACGATCGGGACGTGCGGCGGAACGTCGAGCAGTGCCAGCGTTCGGTCCGCGACGTTCCGCCCGCCGCTGGTCGCGATCGCCCACGGCGCGCCGTGCGCGGTCAAGGTCGCGAGCAGCTCGCGCGCGCCGGGCAGCGGAACGACGCCTTCGAACCGCAGCGCGTACGCTTCGGCGTGGCGCCGGCGCAGCTCGACCGCGACGGCGGGTTCCAGCTCGCGGCCCAGCTCCCGCATGAGCCCGCGCACGAACAGACCGCCGCTCATCCCGATCTTGCGATGGATCCGCCACATCGAGAGCGCGATCCCGCACGAGCTGAGCGCGTCGTGCCACGCGGCGACGTGCTGATAGACCGAGTCGACCAGCGTGCCGTCGAGGTCGAACAGCATCGCCGGGACGGTGCGCGCCATGCGGGTCGGTTCGACTTGCCGCGCGAACGGCCCGCCCGTGGTCCGCGCGCTGTTCTCGATCGGCACAAACTCGACGCGCCTCTTGGCCCTCGGCGAGCGCGACCGCCGCCTCGCCGGCGAGTCGCGCGGAACGCGCATCGGCACCGGGATCGGCGCCACCGGAACGATCGATCCCGCAGCGCGAGAGCGCACGCTGGCCGCGATCGACGAATACGTCGCGATCGCACGCGATCTCAGGGTAAGCGCCGTCGACGCGATCGCAACCAGCGCGCTGCGCCGAGCAAGCGACGGCGAGTCGTTCGCCGGCGACGTCACCGCGCGTCTCGGAGTCGCCCCACGCATCCTGAGCGGCACGGAAGAGGCGAGCTATTCATTTCTCGGCGCGACCGCGGCGCGGGCCGGCGAGCGCGAGATCGGCGTGCTAGACGTCGGCGGCGGCAGCGCGGAGCTGGCAGTCGATGTCCCGTCGCACGCGCGCCAAGCCGGCGCGGTGCGCGAGACGCTGTCGCTCGAAGTCGGCGCAGTGCGGCTCGCGGAGCGCCACCCGGCGCTGCTGGGCGCGCGCGCATTGAATTCCGCGGAACGGCACACCCTCAACGAAGAAGCGCGCGCCGACGCTGCGGCGATTCTCGCGCCGTTCGGGACGATGCGCCGCTTCGAGCAGCTCGTCGTCGTCGGCGGCACCGCCTTCACCGCCGCGGCGATGGTCGCCGGCGGCGTGCGCGACGGCATCACGATGACGCGCAAAGACACGAACCGTCTGATCGACGGCCTGCTCGGCCGCGATCTCGACGCCCGCAAAGCGATGCCGCACATCCGGCCCCAACGCGCCGACATCCTTCCCGCCGGCTTGATCGTCGTCGACGAAGCGTGCCGTCTCCTCGGCGTGGACGTATTCACCGTCAGCGAAGCCGACTTGCTCCTCGGCTACCTCACCTCGTCGGCGTTCCGCGCGGTTCCGTTCGGGCCGAATCGGTAGCGAGTTCACGGCTCCGTAACAACGCCGCCATGACGGCGCAATGCCGGCCTGCCACAATGAGCGCGCAGCGTCGGTAGCTTAATTGGATAGAGCGTCACCCTGACTAAGTGACAGGTGCGGGTTCGAATCCCGCCCGGCGCGACCCGAACGAGTGATAGCCCTTGACGCGGCTGGTCACCGCAGGTACCATCAAGGGCGTCACTTAGTCGGACGGCGCTCGGCCCCCGGAAGCAATTTCGGGGGCTTCCCGTTTCTTATGCGGTCCAAGGCGGTACCGCACGAGTGCCGAAACGTCCCATCGGGATGATGGTGGAATTTGGTAGACACAGCAGACTTGTAGAACATGAGCC encodes:
- a CDS encoding HAD family hydrolase → MARTVPAMLFDLDGTLVDSVYQHVAAWHDALSSCGIALSMWRIHRKIGMSGGLFVRGLMRELGRELEPAVAVELRRRHAEAYALRFEGVVPLPGARELLATLTAHGAPWAIATSGGRNVADRTLALLDVPPHVPIVTRDEVTHAKPDPDLFLRAAEKLDVAIEHSIVVGDSVWDLLAARRAGALGVGLLSGGYGYDELQSGGAYRVYEDPADLLVHLDEVGIREPD